In a single window of the Pseudodesulfovibrio profundus genome:
- a CDS encoding TRAP transporter large permease encodes MDPTMAGIIGIIVMVLLFMTRMPVAFVMMLVGFVGFSLLTSWKGGLNLMSRNIYDAFASYELSTIPLFILMGQIAFNSGISKRLYNTAYHFLGNVRGGLAMATVSACTAFGAVCGSSPATAATMSTVGIPEMKRYGYANSLSAASVASGGGLGMIMPPSVVLIIYGVLTEQSIGALFVSGILPAILLTVLFVIGIYLQCKANPALGPKGDSFTMKEKLRSLVNLIDTILIFSLVIGGLFLGWFTPTEAASIGVIGVLVLAAVKRQLSWEGFVNSLYETLRTSCMVLVLIAGAVVFGKFLAVTRIPFDIASWVSAFDLPPFAIMGAIILIYFIGGCFMDSLALIMLTIPVFFPVVTSMGYDPIWFGIIIVLVTEMGVITPPVGINVYVVYGMCQKIAPDVTLEEVFKGILPFMLSIIIGIALLFIFPQIILFLPGLMY; translated from the coding sequence ATGGACCCGACAATGGCCGGTATCATCGGCATCATCGTTATGGTCCTGCTTTTCATGACCCGGATGCCCGTGGCGTTCGTCATGATGCTCGTAGGATTCGTGGGCTTTTCCCTGCTCACCTCGTGGAAAGGCGGACTCAACCTCATGTCCCGCAACATCTATGACGCATTCGCTTCATATGAGTTGTCCACCATTCCGCTTTTCATCCTCATGGGACAAATCGCATTCAACAGCGGGATTTCCAAGCGGCTGTACAACACGGCCTACCATTTTCTCGGCAATGTTCGTGGCGGCCTCGCCATGGCCACGGTATCCGCCTGCACCGCCTTTGGTGCTGTGTGCGGCTCCAGTCCGGCCACGGCAGCTACCATGTCCACTGTCGGCATTCCCGAAATGAAACGGTACGGCTACGCCAACTCGCTGTCCGCAGCTTCCGTGGCATCCGGTGGCGGGCTTGGCATGATCATGCCCCCGTCCGTTGTCCTGATCATTTACGGCGTGCTCACCGAGCAGTCCATCGGCGCGCTGTTCGTGTCCGGTATTCTGCCAGCCATCCTGCTGACCGTGCTGTTCGTCATCGGTATCTACCTTCAGTGTAAGGCCAACCCGGCCCTCGGCCCCAAGGGTGACTCCTTCACCATGAAGGAAAAGCTCCGCTCGCTGGTCAACCTGATCGATACCATCCTCATCTTTTCACTGGTCATCGGTGGTCTTTTCCTCGGCTGGTTCACCCCCACCGAAGCAGCCTCCATCGGCGTCATCGGCGTACTGGTGCTGGCGGCCGTCAAGCGGCAGTTGAGCTGGGAGGGTTTCGTCAACTCACTGTATGAAACCCTGCGAACCTCCTGCATGGTGCTCGTGCTCATCGCCGGAGCCGTGGTATTCGGCAAATTCCTTGCCGTGACCCGGATTCCCTTTGATATCGCGAGCTGGGTCTCGGCATTTGACCTACCCCCGTTCGCCATCATGGGCGCGATCATTCTGATCTACTTCATCGGCGGCTGTTTCATGGATTCGCTGGCCCTAATCATGCTGACCATCCCGGTGTTTTTCCCGGTAGTGACCAGCATGGGCTACGACCCCATCTGGTTCGGTATCATCATCGTACTGGTCACGGAAATGGGGGTTATCACGCCACCGGTCGGCATCAATGTATATGTCGTGTACGGCATGTGCCAAAAGATAGCGCCCGATGTGACGCTGGAAGAAGTATTCAAGGGCATCCTCCCCTTCATGCTCTCCATCATCATCGGCATCGCCCTGCTGTTCATCTTCCCGCAGATCATCCTGTTCCTGCCCGGACTGATGTACTGA
- a CDS encoding TetR/AcrR family transcriptional regulator, which translates to MAKKQQEKSLQTMNELMASAFELFGTNGFAQTSVAEITDHAGYAKGSFYRHWNSKDELFLSIVEQKFKRYRASRHKRVRNAENLEDAMNVIWDFLKTIVDDRNWSSIFLEFTIYSATNENLRKLMNQSVYRLSNEIFAELVRDHVETDFPPEKLGALNTALFEGYLIQHTLGTEVITFEDVRQNAIQMALRNGTKQ; encoded by the coding sequence ATGGCAAAAAAACAACAGGAAAAATCCCTTCAAACCATGAACGAGCTCATGGCTTCGGCCTTTGAGTTGTTCGGCACCAATGGTTTTGCGCAAACATCCGTGGCAGAGATCACCGATCATGCAGGGTATGCCAAGGGCAGCTTCTACCGACACTGGAACAGCAAGGACGAACTCTTCCTGTCCATTGTCGAGCAGAAGTTCAAACGGTACCGCGCATCCCGGCACAAACGGGTGCGGAATGCCGAAAACCTTGAAGACGCCATGAACGTCATATGGGATTTCCTGAAAACCATTGTCGATGATCGCAACTGGTCTTCCATTTTTCTTGAATTCACCATCTACTCCGCAACCAACGAAAACCTGCGGAAGCTGATGAACCAGTCCGTGTACCGTCTTTCCAATGAAATCTTCGCGGAACTCGTTCGCGACCATGTAGAAACCGACTTCCCGCCCGAAAAGCTCGGTGCGCTGAATACCGCCCTGTTCGAGGGGTACCTCATTCAGCACACACTGGGGACCGAGGTTATCACCTTCGAGGATGTTCGCCAGAACGCCATCCAGATGGCCCTGCGAAACGGCACTAAGCAATGA
- a CDS encoding prepilin peptidase has product MNRWSISAPFSLARQPPCVGTSNPLALKGVAYAVFMQENRSIFKCEGLFMDVFPLWAFYFGAAVLGLELGGLSTIFIQRWIDELPILKPWRSRCPACETELRLLDTIPLLSYLLLKGRCRHCDARIGGQYMVVEISCLAWALASAHHFGPTVDWAVYLVLGVMLITGSFIDFETFLLPNRITLGGAAIALVACFFLEEPGWQDGILGAVVGAGLFWVLQQGYRLWRKKEGMGTGDVKLMLCIGAMVGFSGLPFTILAASAASVVGMVIFMMRSDGDGLKTRIPFGPFLSLGCMLYLLYGEQAMRWYMSL; this is encoded by the coding sequence ATGAATCGATGGTCCATCTCTGCTCCTTTTTCGTTGGCGCGGCAGCCCCCTTGTGTCGGCACGTCAAATCCGTTAGCTCTGAAGGGGGTCGCCTACGCGGTATTCATGCAGGAAAACCGCTCAATCTTCAAGTGTGAAGGGCTTTTCATGGACGTATTCCCTTTGTGGGCTTTTTATTTTGGTGCAGCCGTGCTCGGTTTGGAACTGGGCGGACTTTCAACCATCTTCATCCAGCGCTGGATCGACGAACTTCCCATCCTCAAACCATGGCGGTCGCGCTGTCCTGCGTGCGAAACGGAATTGCGCCTGCTGGATACCATCCCGCTGCTTTCGTACCTGCTGCTCAAGGGGCGATGCAGGCACTGCGATGCACGCATCGGCGGTCAGTATATGGTGGTCGAGATTTCCTGTCTGGCGTGGGCGCTGGCTTCTGCGCACCACTTTGGCCCCACCGTGGACTGGGCCGTCTATCTCGTGCTCGGTGTCATGCTGATTACGGGCAGCTTCATCGATTTTGAGACCTTTCTGCTTCCCAACCGCATCACTCTCGGTGGGGCGGCCATTGCCTTGGTCGCCTGCTTTTTTCTTGAGGAACCGGGATGGCAGGATGGCATTCTGGGAGCCGTGGTCGGTGCCGGGCTTTTCTGGGTACTCCAGCAGGGGTATCGTCTGTGGCGCAAAAAGGAAGGGATGGGAACCGGTGACGTCAAGCTCATGCTATGCATCGGCGCCATGGTCGGCTTTTCGGGCCTGCCGTTTACCATTCTCGCCGCCTCAGCCGCATCCGTGGTGGGCATGGTCATTTTCATGATGCGTAGTGATGGAGATGGCTTGAAAACCCGGATACCCTTTGGCCCCTTTCTCAGCTTGGGCTGCATGTTGTACCTTCTCTATGGCGAACAGGCCATGCGCTGGTACATGTCCTTGTAG
- a CDS encoding TRAP transporter substrate-binding protein — protein MRNLFTTLLAAALLCMALPATGSAQTRLTYSTFFPPANHQAKLAAQWCEEVEKRTNGEVVIDFYPGQTLTKAPQCYDGVVEGISDIGFSVLAYSRGRFPVMAAVDLPLGYKSAAQATTTANAVYEKFTPEELDDVEVMYFHGHGPGLLFTTEKGVRTLEDMQGLKIRSTGNSAKLVKALGGTPVAKSMSENYQLLQKGVVDGSMHPIESNKSFKLGEVCKFGTDNFDVAYTTVFFIVMNKSKWGEIAPEHQAIIREINKEWATRHAEAWDAADVEGRQFLIDKGGEVVQLTPEESAKWVKAAQPVLDNYVEETNGKGLEGRVILEFTKSTIK, from the coding sequence ATGAGAAACCTTTTTACAACCCTGCTGGCCGCTGCCTTGCTCTGCATGGCGCTGCCTGCGACCGGCTCGGCGCAGACGCGACTGACCTACTCGACGTTTTTCCCGCCCGCAAACCATCAGGCCAAACTGGCTGCACAGTGGTGCGAGGAAGTGGAAAAACGGACCAACGGAGAAGTGGTTATCGACTTCTACCCCGGGCAAACCCTGACTAAGGCGCCCCAGTGTTATGACGGCGTTGTCGAGGGTATTTCCGACATCGGCTTTTCCGTTCTGGCCTATTCCCGCGGGCGCTTCCCGGTCATGGCAGCCGTGGACCTTCCCCTTGGATACAAGAGCGCGGCTCAGGCCACGACTACAGCCAATGCAGTGTATGAAAAGTTCACTCCCGAAGAACTTGATGATGTGGAAGTCATGTACTTTCATGGTCATGGGCCGGGACTGCTTTTCACCACGGAAAAGGGTGTCAGAACACTTGAGGACATGCAGGGTCTCAAGATTCGCTCCACCGGCAACTCGGCCAAACTGGTCAAAGCCCTGGGCGGCACTCCGGTGGCCAAATCCATGTCCGAGAATTACCAGTTGCTGCAAAAAGGTGTTGTTGACGGCTCCATGCACCCCATCGAGTCCAACAAGTCCTTCAAACTGGGCGAGGTTTGCAAGTTCGGAACTGACAACTTCGACGTTGCCTATACCACGGTCTTTTTCATTGTCATGAACAAGTCCAAATGGGGCGAGATTGCGCCGGAGCATCAGGCCATCATACGCGAAATCAACAAGGAATGGGCAACCCGTCATGCTGAGGCATGGGACGCTGCCGATGTCGAAGGCCGACAATTCCTTATTGATAAGGGTGGCGAGGTAGTCCAGTTGACTCCCGAAGAATCCGCCAAGTGGGTCAAAGCGGCCCAACCGGTTCTGGACAACTACGTTGAAGAGACCAACGGCAAAGGGCTTGAGGGACGCGTCATCCTTGAGTTCACCAAGTCGACCATCAAATAA
- a CDS encoding ArnT family glycosyltransferase, giving the protein MSIANEKYTPRLDVIAFVIIALSFAVRYWFVDSGQLNLVQDEAQYWDWIRRPQLSYYSKGPLIAWVITTWCQVFGSTELGVRFGAIIGMTGIQAALYIGISRVWREYRLAVYALLIAATLPLLNGLGILMTTDNPLIFCWTVAFFALSAATRNKPDYTPGNLPFIIMGVCIAVGILAKYMMIAFLGLGTFYALVLHFRGQLPERFWGRYLIASLAGTIVGLLPIIIWNMQNDWVGFKHVAKLSTGKDKPFTIRFLPFLEMLGAQIGLLAPWWFPFIICGGWRSVKKSVIGPIGAFDEKYRHLLQAALFFWPLWLAITFWSLKARTEANWTAVSFMGAAIVGGIALMRWWEKPHRTNRGRALLAGTAILFTAVVFVSPVIPLPDNLNITHRLKGWDSLGQEMHRLAQTEFENSKQVFLFSDKYDITSELAFYTPGQPITYCLWTNDRRMNQYDIWPGPGAEQKGWGAIMVRKRHQNSQAPKLARELFEYVSPPIHFTGTFNGEPARKFTIHICKGYKGEWLFEESGRY; this is encoded by the coding sequence ATGAGCATTGCCAACGAAAAATACACCCCGCGTCTGGATGTCATCGCTTTTGTGATCATCGCCCTGTCCTTTGCCGTGCGATACTGGTTCGTCGATTCGGGCCAGCTCAATCTGGTTCAGGACGAAGCCCAGTATTGGGACTGGATACGACGACCGCAGCTTTCCTACTACTCCAAAGGGCCACTCATCGCCTGGGTCATCACCACATGGTGTCAGGTGTTCGGCTCCACTGAGCTGGGAGTTCGCTTTGGCGCGATTATCGGCATGACCGGCATTCAGGCGGCGCTCTATATCGGTATTTCCCGTGTTTGGCGTGAGTATCGCCTTGCCGTCTATGCGCTGCTCATCGCAGCCACCCTGCCGCTGCTCAATGGCCTCGGCATCCTCATGACCACGGACAATCCGCTCATATTCTGCTGGACCGTGGCCTTTTTCGCCCTGTCCGCCGCCACACGGAACAAGCCCGACTACACCCCCGGCAACCTGCCGTTTATCATCATGGGTGTGTGCATCGCCGTTGGCATCCTTGCAAAATACATGATGATCGCGTTTTTGGGGCTGGGTACGTTCTACGCCCTGGTGCTCCACTTCCGCGGCCAACTGCCCGAGCGGTTCTGGGGTCGTTACCTCATCGCCTCCCTTGCCGGTACCATTGTCGGCCTGTTGCCGATCATTATCTGGAACATGCAGAACGACTGGGTCGGATTCAAGCATGTCGCCAAGCTTTCCACTGGCAAGGACAAGCCGTTTACCATTCGCTTCCTTCCATTTCTTGAAATGCTCGGAGCACAGATCGGCCTGTTGGCGCCGTGGTGGTTCCCGTTCATCATCTGCGGCGGCTGGCGCAGCGTGAAAAAATCTGTCATCGGCCCCATTGGCGCCTTTGACGAAAAGTACCGCCACCTGTTGCAGGCAGCCCTCTTTTTCTGGCCCCTCTGGCTTGCCATCACTTTCTGGTCGCTCAAGGCGCGCACCGAAGCCAACTGGACCGCTGTTTCCTTCATGGGCGCGGCCATTGTCGGCGGCATAGCCCTTATGCGCTGGTGGGAAAAACCACACCGCACCAACAGGGGAAGAGCTCTGCTCGCGGGAACGGCCATTTTGTTTACCGCCGTTGTATTTGTCTCCCCCGTCATCCCCCTGCCCGACAATCTCAACATCACGCACCGACTCAAAGGCTGGGATAGCCTTGGTCAGGAGATGCACCGCCTCGCCCAAACCGAATTTGAAAATTCCAAACAGGTTTTCCTCTTCAGCGACAAATACGATATCACCTCGGAGTTGGCCTTCTACACTCCCGGCCAACCTATTACCTACTGCCTGTGGACCAACGACCGCCGTATGAACCAGTATGACATCTGGCCCGGCCCCGGTGCAGAACAAAAAGGGTGGGGAGCGATCATGGTCCGCAAACGCCACCAGAATTCTCAGGCTCCCAAGCTCGCTCGCGAGTTGTTTGAGTATGTATCGCCTCCGATTCACTTCACCGGAACCTTCAACGGAGAACCCGCTCGCAAATTCACCATTCATATCTGCAAGGGATATAAGGGGGAATGGTTATTTGAAGAATCCGGACGCTACTAG
- a CDS encoding TRAP transporter substrate-binding protein, with protein sequence MMKSLKVICTMALVTLAFVSHAAAEMTLSYSNFFPPTHVQSQLAEEWCREVEARTNGKIKINYYPGGTLTDAKQAYDGTVDGITDIALSALAYSRGRFPVMAAVDLPLGYTTGTQATAVANAVFNEFSPRELRDVQPMYFHAHGPGLLFDTPRPVAKLEDIQGLKIRATGNSAKLVNALGGTAVAQSMPATYQSLQKGVVDGSMHPIESNKGWKLAEVVKFGTESYPVAYTTTFFVVMNKDKWNELDADTQRIITEINKEWAVKHGEAWDAADEAGKQFFLQKGGTFVPLAEGEADRWVEAALPVIKEYQSDVAKKKIDGQKVIDFILKELAQ encoded by the coding sequence ATGATGAAATCCCTGAAAGTTATCTGCACAATGGCCCTCGTGACACTGGCGTTCGTTTCACACGCAGCAGCCGAGATGACACTGAGCTACTCCAACTTCTTCCCGCCCACCCATGTTCAGTCGCAACTGGCTGAAGAGTGGTGTCGCGAAGTGGAAGCCCGCACCAACGGCAAAATCAAGATCAACTACTACCCCGGCGGTACCCTGACCGATGCCAAGCAGGCTTACGACGGCACGGTCGACGGCATCACCGACATCGCCCTTTCCGCCCTGGCTTACTCCCGTGGCCGTTTCCCGGTCATGGCCGCAGTGGACCTGCCTCTTGGCTACACCACTGGCACCCAGGCTACCGCGGTTGCCAATGCCGTGTTCAACGAGTTCTCTCCTCGCGAATTGCGTGATGTCCAGCCCATGTACTTCCATGCTCACGGCCCGGGACTGCTGTTCGATACGCCCCGTCCTGTTGCAAAACTCGAAGACATCCAGGGCCTGAAAATCCGCGCCACCGGCAACTCCGCCAAGCTCGTCAACGCACTGGGCGGCACGGCTGTTGCCCAGTCCATGCCCGCCACCTATCAGTCCCTGCAAAAAGGTGTAGTGGATGGCTCCATGCACCCCATCGAATCCAACAAGGGCTGGAAGCTGGCCGAAGTGGTCAAATTCGGCACCGAGTCCTACCCCGTGGCCTACACCACCACATTCTTCGTGGTCATGAACAAGGACAAATGGAACGAGCTGGATGCCGACACCCAGCGCATCATTACCGAGATCAACAAGGAATGGGCCGTCAAGCATGGCGAAGCCTGGGACGCAGCCGATGAAGCAGGCAAGCAGTTCTTCCTGCAAAAGGGCGGTACTTTTGTACCTCTGGCAGAAGGTGAAGCCGACCGCTGGGTCGAAGCCGCACTGCCGGTCATCAAAGAATACCAGAGCGATGTAGCCAAAAAGAAGATCGACGGACAGAAGGTCATCGACTTCATCCTCAAAGAATTGGCTCAATAG
- a CDS encoding phenylacetate--CoA ligase family protein: MDHRFIPKLTEEQIAAKQLAGLQWTAGHAYKGSPFYRERMDRHGVRPEDIKTLDDIRKLPFTTADHLKEGYPMPLLSVPEADVVRIHGSSGTTGKRKILAYTQNDIDLWKDMFARCYELAGLTVEDRVQICVGYGLWTAGAGFQLGCERFGAMALPVGPGLLEIQLQMLTDLKSTCLCSTASMALLMGEEVQKQGLADKIALKKAIFGAETHTPKMRKQFEEALGLEHSFDIIGMTELYGPGTGLECMAHEGIHYWSDLYIMEILDPETLEPVAPGEVGEMVVTSLQKEGSPLIRYRTRDLTRILPGTCSCGVTMPRIDKILGRSDDMFIFRGVNIYPGQIGTVLEGFPELSAEYQISLTRRDGLDHMAVRVEHAHGADEDTCGNLANAVANEIRKHILVRSDVRILGPGELPRSFAKTKRVQDERGEE, from the coding sequence ATGGACCATCGATTCATACCCAAACTGACAGAAGAACAGATCGCCGCCAAACAACTGGCAGGGCTTCAATGGACTGCCGGACACGCATACAAAGGCAGTCCGTTCTACCGCGAACGCATGGACAGGCACGGCGTGCGTCCGGAAGATATCAAAACACTGGACGACATCCGCAAGCTCCCGTTCACCACGGCGGACCATCTCAAGGAGGGGTATCCCATGCCCCTGCTCTCCGTACCCGAAGCCGATGTCGTGCGCATCCACGGCTCCAGCGGCACCACGGGTAAACGAAAAATTCTTGCCTACACGCAAAACGACATCGACCTTTGGAAGGACATGTTCGCCCGCTGTTACGAGCTGGCCGGACTGACTGTCGAGGACAGGGTCCAGATTTGTGTGGGATACGGCTTATGGACTGCCGGTGCCGGTTTCCAGCTCGGCTGCGAGCGGTTCGGCGCCATGGCACTGCCTGTCGGCCCGGGCCTGCTGGAGATTCAGCTCCAGATGCTCACCGATCTCAAGTCCACCTGTCTCTGCTCCACGGCTTCCATGGCGCTCCTCATGGGTGAAGAAGTGCAGAAACAGGGACTGGCCGACAAAATCGCGCTCAAGAAAGCCATTTTCGGCGCCGAGACACATACGCCCAAGATGCGCAAACAGTTCGAGGAAGCCCTCGGTCTGGAGCACTCCTTCGACATCATCGGCATGACCGAGTTGTACGGTCCCGGTACTGGCCTGGAATGCATGGCCCACGAGGGCATCCACTACTGGTCCGATCTCTACATCATGGAAATTCTCGATCCCGAAACGCTGGAACCGGTTGCTCCGGGCGAAGTCGGCGAGATGGTGGTGACATCCCTGCAAAAGGAAGGCTCCCCGCTCATCCGCTACCGCACGCGAGACCTGACACGCATCCTGCCCGGCACCTGTTCATGCGGTGTCACCATGCCCCGTATCGACAAGATTCTCGGGCGCAGTGATGACATGTTCATTTTCCGCGGCGTTAATATCTACCCCGGCCAGATCGGTACCGTACTCGAAGGATTCCCCGAGCTGTCGGCAGAGTACCAGATTTCCCTTACCCGCCGCGACGGTCTGGATCACATGGCTGTTCGTGTGGAGCACGCACACGGTGCTGATGAAGACACCTGCGGCAATCTGGCCAATGCGGTGGCCAACGAAATCCGCAAACATATCCTTGTTCGGAGCGATGTACGCATACTCGGCCCCGGCGAACTGCCGCGCAGCTTTGCCAAGACAAAGCGCGTTCAGGACGAACGAGGCGAAGAGTAA
- a CDS encoding BON domain-containing protein has protein sequence MPFGIGLIPGAPAYISSVIGNGQTAYTTAMDERTTQQQMLDAIIAGHAQAELYKHKDIEPRLISAHAYFGKLYLVGEYESQAQLKTIYECVEKVDGKKAVISQLYLKKDMAASDFLEEQATAAEIEAQLLADYQVTSSSLTVEVVQGDIILLGVISDKEERDRIIAHAQSAAENNRVIPYLYHQEIAGPKPRVMTAKLSTEPKKSPPAPKPVVKKRKRKQKPKPLVVKAKEPLKQEPKSMAENRPKPPEVIHGRVLGL, from the coding sequence GTGCCTTTTGGCATCGGGCTCATTCCGGGGGCGCCAGCATATATATCATCGGTCATCGGCAATGGGCAGACTGCCTACACAACGGCCATGGATGAACGAACCACACAACAACAGATGCTGGATGCCATTATTGCCGGTCATGCACAGGCCGAGCTTTACAAACACAAGGACATCGAGCCGAGGTTGATTTCAGCCCACGCATATTTCGGTAAGCTCTATCTCGTGGGCGAATACGAATCGCAGGCTCAACTCAAAACCATATATGAATGCGTGGAAAAGGTGGACGGAAAGAAGGCCGTCATCAGCCAACTGTATCTGAAAAAGGATATGGCGGCCTCGGACTTTCTTGAAGAACAAGCCACGGCAGCCGAGATCGAAGCACAACTGCTCGCCGACTATCAGGTCACCAGTTCATCGCTGACAGTGGAAGTCGTGCAGGGAGACATCATTTTGCTCGGTGTGATCTCGGACAAGGAAGAACGGGACAGGATCATTGCACACGCTCAATCAGCCGCAGAAAACAACCGGGTCATCCCCTATCTCTATCATCAGGAAATAGCCGGTCCCAAGCCACGGGTCATGACGGCAAAGCTGTCGACGGAACCGAAGAAGTCACCCCCGGCACCCAAGCCCGTCGTCAAGAAGCGCAAGCGCAAGCAAAAGCCCAAACCATTGGTGGTGAAGGCCAAAGAACCTCTCAAACAGGAACCCAAGTCGATGGCGGAAAACCGGCCCAAGCCGCCGGAAGTGATCCACGGTCGGGTTCTTGGACTCTAA
- a CDS encoding TRAP transporter small permease, which translates to MEETRPTVLKRIEKLMRNLAAASLIGMALVTGADVLMRGVFNQPIFGSEEIVAILGIIVVGFALPYAHSQRSHIGVEILVRRLSRRTRSAVGLITNTATLILIGILTWRMFLYAASQAETGEVSMNLELPEYMVIYILAAGFLVYTICLAVDVIKFFKKSEG; encoded by the coding sequence ATGGAAGAAACGAGACCAACCGTTCTCAAACGCATTGAAAAGCTCATGCGCAATCTCGCCGCAGCCAGCCTGATAGGCATGGCGCTCGTTACCGGGGCAGATGTCCTGATGCGCGGCGTGTTCAACCAGCCCATTTTCGGCAGTGAGGAAATCGTAGCGATTCTGGGCATCATCGTCGTGGGTTTTGCCCTGCCGTATGCGCACTCCCAGCGCTCGCACATCGGTGTCGAAATTCTTGTCCGACGCCTCTCGCGCAGGACCCGATCCGCTGTCGGCCTCATCACCAATACGGCCACACTGATCCTGATTGGGATACTCACATGGCGCATGTTCCTGTATGCCGCTTCCCAGGCCGAGACCGGTGAAGTTTCCATGAACCTCGAATTGCCCGAGTACATGGTCATCTACATACTCGCTGCTGGATTCCTTGTTTACACGATCTGCCTTGCCGTGGACGTGATCAAATTTTTCAAAAAGAGCGAGGGATAG
- a CDS encoding IS5 family transposase (programmed frameshift): MQKRHALRDDQWDKIKEYLPGKQSDCGVTAKDNRLFIDAVMWIGKTGAPWRDLPESYGKWSSVHKRFIRWAKKGVWQMIFNTLAVDADTEWLMIDSTIVRAHQHSAGGKGAPPQQSVGKSRGGFSTKVHAATDALGCPTKFILTPGNTADCSMAIPLIEGQAAEHVLADKGYDSDEIVMAIEAMNANPVVPPRSHRKTRRTYDKHLYKERSAIECMFGNLKQFRRIATRYDKLATSYLAFVYVGAMWLWLK, encoded by the exons GTGCAAAAAAGACACGCTCTACGCGACGATCAGTGGGATAAAATCAAAGAATATCTTCCAGGAAAACAAAGTGACTGCGGTGTAACTGCAAAAGATAACAGGCTATTCATTGATGCAGTCATGTGGATTGGCAAGACAGGGGCGCCTTGGCGAGATTTGCCAGAAAGCTATGGCAAGTGGTCTTCGGTCCATAAGAGATTTATCCGCTGGGCCAAGAAAGGTGTATGGCAAATGATCTTCAACACGCTTGCGGTAGACGCTGATACTGAATGGCTCATGATTGACAGCACAATAGTGCGAGCTCATCAGCATTCGGCTGGCGGAAAGGGGGCACCTCC CCAGCAGTCGGTGGGGAAATCTAGAGGAGGGTTTTCAACGAAAGTCCATGCTGCCACAGATGCTCTCGGATGTCCAACTAAATTCATATTAACACCTGGAAATACAGCGGATTGCAGTATGGCGATTCCGCTTATTGAAGGACAGGCTGCCGAGCATGTCCTTGCTGATAAGGGCTATGATTCAGATGAAATTGTAATGGCAATTGAAGCCATGAATGCCAATCCGGTTGTCCCTCCTCGCTCTCACAGAAAGACAAGGCGAACATATGACAAACATCTCTATAAGGAGCGAAGTGCTATAGAGTGTATGTTTGGAAATTTAAAACAGTTTCGAAGGATTGCAACACGATACGACAAGCTGGCGACGTCCTATCTTGCTTTCGTGTACGTAGGAGCAATGTGGCTGTGGCTGAAGTGA